Part of the Armatimonadia bacterium genome is shown below.
CGACATCGTCCTGGAGTGCCTGCGTCGCTACAAGCACGACGGCAAGTTCATGCTCTGCGTCTGCGACCAGGTACCGCCGGATGGGGTCATCGAGCGCGTGCGTCTTGTGTCGGAGTTGGTCGAGGAGCACGGCGTCCTCGACCGCTGAGAACCGGGCCGTCGCATCACGTACCTTTGTTCGTCGGCCATGCGTCTGACGACGTCGAACCGCGACTTGACACCCGGTCACCTATCCACTAAGCTACCTTCGAAAACGCCCCAGGCTTGCTGTATGTGTAGCGTGCATCCGGCCCGGGGCGTCCCCGTTTCTGCATGCCCGCAACCCGTGGCGCCCCCGGGGCTCACGGGAGGAGCCGACAGACGTGTTGTCGCCGTGCACCGCCGCCAGTGTCCCTTCTCAGTCGTGCGGAAGGGGGTACTCTCAGACCCGGCCTGCCTGCAGTCTGTTGGAGGAACCACGGGGCCGACCCCGGTGCCACTTTGGAGGGATCAAGACCTTGTCACAGAGCTTCTGTAGCGGTCTATTCGGGTCGTGCGGTGTGCGCGGTATTGTGGGCGAGACGATCACGGAAGAGACCGTCGGTCGGCTGTCGCGAGCCTTCGCTCAGCACCTCGGTGCGGGCGCGAAGGTCTGTGTCGGCCGCGATACCCGCCGTAGCGGTCCGATGCTGCAAGAGCAGCTCGTGGCCGAGCTTATTCGCGGCGGCCTTGATGTCACCACGATGGGCGTCGTTTCAACCCCCGGGCTGTACTTCCTGACGCGCGAGCTTGGCTTCGATGCCGGCGTCATGGTCACCGCCAGCCACAATCCACCCGAGTACAATGGGTTCAAGTTCTGCAACGCCGAGGGCATGTGCGCCGACCAGGAGGCCATTGCCGAGAGGTACTTCAACCCTCCCGCTGTGAGCGCCACAACCACCGGCACCGTCACGGAACGCGACGGTGCGCAGGAGTTCTTCCGGTGTCTGGCCGAGATCTGTCCGCCTCCGGCCCGCAAGCTCCGACTCGTAGTCGACTGCGCCTGTGGTCCGAACTCGCTGCACCTTCCGGCTTTCCTGCGCGCACAGGGGCACGAGGTCCTGGAGTACAACTGCGAGCCGGACCTAGAGAAGTGCGACCGCGATCCCGAGCCCATGCCCAAGACCCTTGGCAACACCATTGCCTTCTTGCGCGAGCAACAGGCCGATGCCGGCTTCTGCTTCGACGGCGACAATGACCGGCTTGTCTTCCTCGACCGAGAGGGCTTCCTCGGCTTCCAGATCGGCAACGCGAGCATCGCCCAGATCGTGCTTGAGGATTCCGCCTCCAAGGAGGTGATCGCCTCCGTCGAGACCGGACGCTTCGTTGAGGATGCCATCCGCAAGGTCGGCGGAACGCTCTGGCGAACCGTCGTCGGGGATGTCTATGTCGCTGCGACAGTGAAGGCCCGAGGGGCTGCCATGGGCACGGAGGAGTGCGGCCATTACATCCTCCCGCGTGCCGGGTTCTTCTCCGAGACCGTGTACCCCGCGACCCTCATGCTGGCACGCCGCGACATCAACTCGCTTCGCCAGGCGTTCTCCCTTCAGCCTGCCGTCTACGCTGCGGATCGCCGCATCGACTGCCTCGAGGACCGCAAGAGGGATACCATGGGGAAGATCGCGGCGCAGATGACGCAACTCGACGGAAAGGTCATCACCCTGGATGGCGTGCGTGTGGACTGGGAGGACGGATGGCTCCTGGTCCGTCCCAGCGGCACCTCGCCCTACATGAAAGTAAACGCCGAAGCCTTCTCCCAGGACCGCCTCGACCAACTCGTGGCGATGGGCGTCGGCTTCGTACAGGAGGCCCTGCGATGAAAGCAGTCATCCTCTCCGCCGGCACCGGCCAGCGAGTGTTCCCCCTGGCGGTCAACAAGCCGAAGCCCATGTTCAAGCTTCTGAACCACCCACTGATGGAGTACGTCGTCGAGGAACTTGCGGCGGCAGAGATCAATGAAGCGGTCGTCGTCGTGGGGCACAACTCGGAGCAGATCCTCGAGTTCTTCGGGACCGAGAGCCACGGCGTGGCCATGAGCTACGTCATCCAGGACCAGCCGAAGGGAATGGCGGATGCGCTCCTGGCGGCCGAGGAGGCCGTCAATGGCGAGCGGTTCCTGGTAGTCAACGGCGACGACGTGTTCGACCCCGGCCTGGTCAAGAAGATGCTCCCGGTCGCGATCAACTCCGAGATCGTTTTCGCCTGCCAGCCTGTCGAGGAGACCTGGAAGTTCGGCATCCTCAGCCTCAACGGCGACCGCGTTGCCGGGATCGTCGAGAAGCCGGACAAGGGCCAGGAGCCTTCGAACAACGCCGTCATCGGCGTCTACATGCTGTCGCCGGACATCTTCGACTACATCCGCAAGGTCCCGCCGGGAGATTCGCAGTACGAGCAGGCTGTGCAGAAGATGATCGAGGACAACAAGGACGTCCGCGCTGTCACCTACGACAGCTTCTTCGGCTCCTACAAGCTCCCGTGGGACTTGCTGCGTCTCAACGAGCACTTCCTCAGCAAGCTGCAGTCGTACACGGCACCGACGGCGCAGATCTCGCCCCATGCTGCGATCGAGGGCGACCACATCTACATCGGGGAGAACGTGCGCATCCTCGAGCATGCCACCGTCAAGGGCCCCTGCTACATCGGAGACAACGTGGTCATCGGCAACAACAGCCTGGTGCGTGGCTCGTCGTCGATCGGCACCGGCTCGGTCATCGGCTATGGCACCGAGGTCAAGTACTCGATCATCGGCGACAACTGCTGGACGCACTCCTCCTACGTCGGCGACTCGGTCATTGGTGACAACTGCTCGCTGGGCGCCGGCACCATCACCGCCAACCTGCGCTTCGATGAGCGCAACATCTTCGTCGATGTGCTGGGGAAGGGCAAGATGGACTCGGGCTGCAACAAGCTGGGCGCGATCATGGCCGACAACTGCAAGACCGGGAGCAATGCCACGCTGATGCCCGGTGTGAAGATCGGCCCGCAGTCGATTGTCGGCCCCGGGGTTCTGATGGCCAGTGACCTCGGCCCGAACAAGATCGCCCTGCAGCGCAAGGACTCCGTGGAGATCCGCGACAACCCGGTTGCCATGGGACCGCAGTCGAGCGAGGAATTGCGGGAGAACCTGCTCAGGTACATGCCCAAGAAGTAGACGCCACCCATCCGGTTCGGGGGGCCAACATGTCGGAACGTGACCGCAGACCTGAGGGGATCGGGCCGGGCTTCCAGTTCGACACGAAGTACGATCGTGTCAGA
Proteins encoded:
- the glmU gene encoding bifunctional sugar-1-phosphate nucleotidylyltransferase/acetyltransferase, with amino-acid sequence MKAVILSAGTGQRVFPLAVNKPKPMFKLLNHPLMEYVVEELAAAEINEAVVVVGHNSEQILEFFGTESHGVAMSYVIQDQPKGMADALLAAEEAVNGERFLVVNGDDVFDPGLVKKMLPVAINSEIVFACQPVEETWKFGILSLNGDRVAGIVEKPDKGQEPSNNAVIGVYMLSPDIFDYIRKVPPGDSQYEQAVQKMIEDNKDVRAVTYDSFFGSYKLPWDLLRLNEHFLSKLQSYTAPTAQISPHAAIEGDHIYIGENVRILEHATVKGPCYIGDNVVIGNNSLVRGSSSIGTGSVIGYGTEVKYSIIGDNCWTHSSYVGDSVIGDNCSLGAGTITANLRFDERNIFVDVLGKGKMDSGCNKLGAIMADNCKTGSNATLMPGVKIGPQSIVGPGVLMASDLGPNKIALQRKDSVEIRDNPVAMGPQSSEELRENLLRYMPKK